A region of the Crateriforma spongiae genome:
GCACCGCCGGGCCACAGTTCATCCGGAAGATGAGGCAAGATCGCCTTCTGCATCTCCGCCTGAGTCATGCCCGGTGCTTTCGAGGGAAGTACTGCCAGAAGCACATTCTTCATTGCGTTGTACTTCTCAGCATCAACGTTCTTCGTCTGCCCCGGACAATTCACATTCTCGATCTGAATTTTGTCAGAACTGGGCATGGGCAAATCGACTTTCGGGCAGTTGGCGTTCGACGCGGGATACGATCATAGAATCGTCTCGACAGGGCTGCTTGCACAAAGGGCCGCAAACGGAAAATCTGAGATTATTTGCCGGGTGAACGAACTCCCCAACTGACCTCATTGCCATCCGAGTCTCCGCTGCGAGAGACTGCACACCAGAAGAAACACGCCTCTCATCGATTGCTCTCGCTGGCGATGCTTGCTTCTTCGTCGCTGGACAGTTCGCCACTGCGAGAACACGGTGGCATACTGAAGTAGGCCCAAGAAGCAAGCAAGGACCAAACAACGATCATGGGTGTAAATGTGCGGTAAAAAATCACAACTCCCTTTCGCCCTGCAACGTTGTTTGGCATGAACGACTCAGCAACCGCGATCGACGCTAGACACGAAAAAACGACGGCAACGCCGACGAGCGCTAAATAGATTGTGCGTGCGTTAGCACGGATCGAACAGGCTGGACCATGCGTTTAGTCGTTTTGGTAGATACCATCGCTATCTTCCGGAACAACGTAAGGCACCACCAATTCAAGTCAGTTGAATTGCCGGGCAAATTGAACGACCGCATTGGCGCTGGCGGCGTCTCGGTTTAGGGAACGGACGTCGCCAATGAGTTCCGCATCACGAATGTGGTTGCCGTCGCCGGATGCGGAATTGCGTCGAAGGAATACCAGCGGTGGTTTCGAGAAAGGTCCCACGTCAAAAGAACAGTTG
Encoded here:
- a CDS encoding DUF6958 family protein, whose amino-acid sequence is MPSSDKIQIENVNCPGQTKNVDAEKYNAMKNVLLAVLPSKAPGMTQAEMQKAILPHLPDELWPGGAKSGWWAKTVQLDLEAKGVIVRTDSKPLTWHRA